One Phycisphaerae bacterium genomic window carries:
- a CDS encoding serine/threonine protein kinase, producing the protein MTPERYQRVKHAFLRACQLPPERQAQYLLRLSARDPQMRNSVAEMLAADAQPSSLSDPARLQAWLGLAAAPEEIESQLPQSIGHYRIIKKLGEGGMAIVFEAEQDQPHRRVALKLIRLGLPAAAARQRFAHEVELLGRLHHPGVAHIYEAGTAQIGRAQLPYFVMEYVEGIPITEYVTGQQCSLAERVRLVARVCDAVQHAHERGIIHRDLKPGNVLVDAAGQPKVLDFGIARETRDGLPAVGEMTQDGQLLGTLAYMSPEQLAGTSGSVDARSDVYALGVILYQLLTGHRPVEIADCSLREALRLICEHEPVPPGIVDRRLRGDLDTITRKALEREPQRRYASAAAMREDLERYLAKLPIRARPPGQLYLLGRLVARHKAPAALLGALLLVLVVASVGMAWLYGRAASEARAAQQASQFLQQTLTSIDPERSGHTVPVRELLDRAAARATDELRGQPEILADVQQTLGQAYRRLGLYDAAERQLRQSVALRQEHAAGAAALAGVLKDLGDVLIENGRYPEAERTLRQALARYPTGASAAVARADALASLARVCNARGDFAQAAQLYEQVLALRTTRWGEQHTSIADALNSLAVCLLNQGEYERAETLLRRTLEMRKSLLGEQHPDVARTLNSLATVLYARGDYAAAEPLYEQGLGAWQGTQGAEHPFVATIMSNLALLMTARGDLDGAERLHRAALEIRRKLLHPQHPDIASSLLNLAGILFKKGNVLGAAPLATEGLALFRSGLGADHPEVGTALVLLARIDRAQGETTEAETHARQALAILQARLPDAHPDIADALAALGSVLTDKREYPAAEELLRHSLEIQCQKLAPESVPSTLSELQLAECLALSGQRDEAATRLRTALGVLAKRSGQREFEVQQTAARVTALLDAAQSPQ; encoded by the coding sequence ATGACGCCTGAGCGCTACCAGCGAGTCAAACACGCCTTTTTGCGGGCCTGCCAACTCCCGCCCGAGCGTCAGGCCCAATACCTGCTTCGACTCAGCGCACGCGACCCTCAAATGCGCAACAGCGTCGCGGAGATGCTGGCGGCTGATGCCCAGCCTTCGTCGCTGAGCGACCCGGCGCGCCTTCAGGCGTGGTTGGGACTGGCCGCCGCGCCAGAGGAGATCGAGAGCCAGCTACCCCAGAGTATCGGTCACTACCGGATCATCAAAAAACTCGGGGAGGGGGGGATGGCGATCGTCTTCGAGGCCGAACAGGACCAGCCGCATCGGCGTGTGGCCCTCAAACTCATCCGGCTGGGCCTGCCGGCGGCCGCGGCGCGACAGCGTTTTGCGCACGAAGTCGAGCTGCTGGGTCGCCTGCACCATCCGGGGGTCGCCCACATCTACGAAGCCGGCACGGCCCAGATCGGCCGCGCGCAACTGCCCTACTTCGTGATGGAGTACGTCGAGGGCATTCCCATCACGGAATACGTCACGGGCCAGCAATGTAGCCTCGCCGAGCGGGTTCGGCTGGTCGCCCGCGTCTGCGACGCGGTCCAACACGCGCATGAACGCGGCATCATTCACCGCGACCTGAAGCCGGGGAACGTCCTTGTGGATGCGGCTGGGCAGCCCAAGGTCTTGGATTTCGGCATTGCGCGGGAAACCCGCGACGGGCTCCCCGCGGTGGGCGAAATGACGCAGGACGGTCAGCTCCTTGGCACGCTCGCCTACATGAGCCCGGAGCAGCTGGCCGGCACCTCGGGCTCCGTGGATGCGCGCTCCGACGTGTACGCACTCGGCGTGATCCTCTACCAGCTCCTCACCGGTCACCGGCCCGTCGAGATCGCGGACTGTTCGCTGCGCGAAGCGCTGCGCCTGATCTGCGAGCATGAACCGGTGCCGCCCGGCATCGTGGACCGGCGGCTGCGCGGCGACCTGGATACCATCACGCGAAAAGCCTTGGAAAGGGAACCACAGCGCCGCTACGCCAGCGCGGCTGCCATGCGCGAAGATCTAGAGCGCTACCTCGCAAAACTCCCCATTCGGGCCCGTCCACCCGGTCAGCTTTACTTACTCGGTAGGCTTGTCGCGCGCCACAAGGCGCCCGCGGCGCTGCTCGGCGCGCTGCTTCTCGTGTTGGTAGTCGCCAGCGTGGGCATGGCGTGGCTGTACGGGCGCGCCGCGTCCGAAGCGCGAGCCGCTCAGCAAGCCAGCCAGTTTCTGCAGCAGACGCTGACTTCGATTGACCCCGAGCGATCGGGTCACACGGTGCCGGTCCGCGAGCTGCTGGACCGCGCTGCCGCTCGCGCCACCGACGAATTGCGCGGTCAGCCCGAGATCCTTGCCGATGTGCAGCAGACTCTGGGGCAGGCCTACCGTCGCCTTGGGCTGTACGACGCCGCCGAGCGACAACTTCGCCAAAGTGTCGCGCTGCGCCAGGAACACGCGGCCGGCGCGGCCGCCTTGGCCGGCGTCCTGAAGGACTTGGGCGACGTGTTGATTGAGAACGGCCGATACCCCGAGGCCGAGCGCACGCTGCGCCAGGCCCTGGCACGCTACCCCACTGGCGCCAGCGCCGCGGTAGCACGGGCCGACGCCCTGGCCAGCCTGGCGCGGGTCTGCAACGCGCGGGGCGATTTCGCGCAGGCGGCGCAGCTGTACGAGCAGGTGCTCGCGCTGCGTACGACGCGCTGGGGCGAGCAGCACACGAGCATCGCCGATGCACTCAACAGCCTCGCCGTCTGCCTGCTCAACCAAGGGGAGTACGAGCGGGCAGAGACCCTCCTACGGCGCACGCTGGAAATGCGCAAGAGCCTCCTCGGTGAACAGCATCCGGACGTCGCCAGGACGCTGAACAGCCTGGCCACCGTGCTGTATGCCCGTGGCGACTACGCCGCAGCGGAGCCGCTTTATGAACAGGGCCTGGGTGCCTGGCAGGGCACCCAAGGCGCCGAACATCCGTTCGTGGCCACCATCATGAGCAACTTGGCACTGCTAATGACGGCGCGCGGCGATCTGGATGGGGCAGAACGCTTGCATCGCGCTGCTCTGGAAATTCGCCGAAAACTGCTTCACCCACAGCATCCGGATATCGCTTCGAGCCTGCTGAACTTGGCCGGTATCCTGTTCAAGAAAGGGAATGTGCTTGGCGCCGCGCCCTTGGCTACCGAGGGGCTGGCCTTGTTTCGCAGCGGACTGGGTGCAGATCATCCTGAAGTGGGTACGGCGCTTGTGCTGCTTGCCAGGATCGATCGCGCTCAGGGGGAGACGACCGAGGCGGAGACCCATGCGCGCCAAGCACTCGCCATCTTGCAGGCCCGACTCCCCGATGCGCATCCCGACATCGCCGACGCGCTCGCCGCGCTGGGTAGCGTGCTCACGGACAAAAGAGAGTATCCTGCCGCTGAAGAGCTGTTGCGCCACAGCTTGGAGATTCAGTGCCAGAAGTTGGCCCCCGAGTCCGTTCCCTCGACGCTGTCCGAGCTTCAACTCGCCGAATGCCTGGCGCTGTCCGGGCAGCGCGACGAAGCCGCCACGCGGCTGCGCACCGCCCTTGGCGTCCTGGCAAAACGAAGTGGCCAGCGCGAATTCGAAGTGCAGCAGACAGCGGCGCGGGTCACCGCGCTGCTCGATGCCGCTCAATCTCCCCAATGA